A region of the Curvibacter sp. AEP1-3 genome:
CGTCCATCCAGTCGTGCTGGTTGCCGGATTGCTCAGCGTTGCTGCGCCAGTTGATCTGCGGGCCGCTGATGCGCACACTCAAGGGCAATCGCTGGGTGATGGCGCGCGCGCGCTCAATGTCGGGCGGGTCACCGATCTCGGTGGCCAGTTTGTCGATGTAGTCGGCCACCAAGGGCTTGGCCGCATCGCGCCAGCCGATGCTGAGCGCCGCCTGCATGCCGAACATGAAAGTAGTTGCCATGGCCAGCGCCAACAGCAGAAACATGGCAATCAGCCGCACGCGCAGCGAGTGCACCAAGGCGTGTTTGGCCTGGCGCTGGGCCCTGATACAGGCCTTGAACGCCGGCCAGCCTTGGCAGGTGCGCCACCAATCCGCCCACATGCTCATGCGGCAGTTCCTGCGGGGGTGGCCAATGGGGCCAGCGCCAGGGTGTAGCCGGCATTGCGCAAGGTTTTGATGCAGTCCAGCGGCTCCAGCTTTTTGCGCAGGCGGCTGACCACAATGTCCACCGCGCGGGTGTAGAGCTCGGCCTCATGACCGCGCAGCTGGTTGAGGATGTCGTCACGGCTGAACACCTTGCCCGGCGCCCGGGCCAGCAGGAGCAGCAAATCGAACTCGGTCCCCGTAAGGTCCACCGCTTCGCCGTTACGCAGCACCGTGCGGGTAGCCACGTCGATACGCAGGCCCTGAAAGCACAGGTGGTTGGGGTCGGCCGCAGCGGCCTTGGGCGCAGCGGGTGCGCGGCGGCGCAACACAGTTTGCACGCGGGCTACCAGCTCGCGTGGCTCGAAAGGTTTGGGCACATAGTCGTCCGCACCCAGTTCCAGGCCCACCACCCGGTCCATCACCTCGCCACGTGCAGTGAGCATGACGATGGGCAGGTCGCTGTCTTTGCGGATGGCGCGGCACAGGGCAAAGCCATCCATCTCGGGCAGCATCACATCCAGAATGGCCG
Encoded here:
- a CDS encoding response regulator transcription factor; the encoded protein is MHRILLIDDDTQLGGPLAAYFARFDMALEHCLRPSDGLARLAQGGIDAAILDVMLPEMDGFALCRAIRKDSDLPIVMLTARGEVMDRVVGLELGADDYVPKPFEPRELVARVQTVLRRRAPAAPKAAAADPNHLCFQGLRIDVATRTVLRNGEAVDLTGTEFDLLLLLARAPGKVFSRDDILNQLRGHEAELYTRAVDIVVSRLRKKLEPLDCIKTLRNAGYTLALAPLATPAGTAA